In Salvelinus alpinus chromosome 36, SLU_Salpinus.1, whole genome shotgun sequence, the genomic stretch CCTGTCCACTAACCTACAGCAGTGTAAATACAGAGGGAGATCTTCCACGGTGCGGCCGAGCCCTCTGCCCTGTCCACTAACCTACAGCAGTGTAAATACAGAGGGAGATCTTCCACGGTGCGGCCGAGCCCTCTGCCCTGTCCACTAACCTACAGCAGTGTAAATACAGAGGGAGATCTTCCACGGTGCGGCCGAGCCCTCTGCCCTGTCCACTAACCTACAGCAGTGTAAATACAGAGGGAGATCTTCCACGATGCGGCCGAGCCCTCTGCCCTGTCCACTAACCTACAGCAGTGTAAATACAGAGGGAGATCTTCCACGGTGCGGCCGAGCCCTCTGCCCTGTCCACTAACCTACAGCAGTGTAAATACAGAGGGAGATCTTCCACGGTGCGGCCGAGCCCTCTGCCCTGTCCACTAACCTACAGCAGTGTAAATACAGAGGGAGATCTTCCACGGTGCGGCCGAGCCCTCTGCCCTGTCCACTAACCTACAGCAGTGTAAATACAGAGGGAGATCTTCCACGATGCGGCCGAGCCCTCTGCCCTGTCCACTAACCTACAGCAGTGTAAATACAGAGGGAGATCTTCCACGATGCGGCCGAGCCCTCTGCCCTGTCCACTAACCTACAGCAGTGTAAATACAGAGGGAGATCTTCCACGGTGCGTCCGAGCACTCTGCCCTGTCCACTAACCTACAGCAGTGTAAATACAGAGGGAGATCTTCCACGGTGCGGCCGAGCCCTCTGCCCTGTCCACTAACCTACAGCAGTGTAAATACAGAGGGAGATCTTCCACGATGCGGCCGAGCCCTCTGCCCTGTCCACTAACCTACAGCAGTGTAAATACAGAGGGAGATCTTCCACGATGCGGCCGAGCCCTCTGCCCTGTCCACTAACCTACAGCAGTGTAAATACAGAGGGAGATCTTCCACGATGCAACCGAGCCCTCTGCCCTGTCCACTAACCTACAGCAGTGTAAATACAGAGGGAGATCTTCCACGATGCGGCCGAGCCCTCTGCCCTGTCCACTAACCTACAGCAGTGTAAATACAGAGGGAGATCTTCCACGATGCGGCCGAGCCCTCTGCCCTGTCCACTAACCTACAGCAGTGTAAATGCAGAGGGAGATCTTCCACGATGCGGCCGAGCCCTCTGCCCTGTCCACTAACCTACAGCAGTGTAAATGCAGAGGGAGATTGGGGAGCAGGAGTCCACGTGGCCCCACCTCCATCAGCTACATTTCATGTAAAATCTTCACTGTCTCAATGAAGTGTGCCATGTCAGAACATCACAGGTGTAAAACCAAATGATCCATGGCTGTGCCCCAGAATATTGCTACAGCTTTACTGTCCTTCACAAATCATAGCCTAATTAGACTATAGAGCTGGGAGGATCGATGGCTGCTCCAAAATGCTATTAAATACACCAGTTAAAGGAGAGGGTCTCTCAGGAGACATCTTTCttttcttcatctctccctctctctcttgctctctcttctgTACCTCCACCTCCACAATCCCTCCccccttcagagagagagagagagagctcatccAGAGCGATTAAGATACTGTAGGACAATCTTAAGAGAAGGAATATGGCTGCAGTGTAACTGTGTTGTGTTTATGTGCACCTCCCTCCTGCTGCCTGCCGTCGGTTCAGTATAGCAGGGAGGATATAACTGATGGTTTAATTGGCCGGATATAAAGCAGCTGTCGGCGTTTGCATACAGCGCTGTAAGTCTTCATTTAACAGCAGGGCATCTTTGCTGCTCCAGCCTCGGCTCCGGCTGCAGACGAAGGACACGGCAGCTTTATATGTATAATACACTTTTTCTTATTCTACCCCTCCACAAGACGGATGCATGATTAATATGGTGGTGGGGTGGGAGTGGGCTCTCACAACTCTCAGGGACcagagtgtttctctctctgtcttctccccatTCAGCTcagaccctctcctctccatcacacTGTCTCCCACTATGATATGAGTCAATCAGAGCGAGTGcatgcagagcagagcagagtagacatGCATACTTATAGGCAGCTAGGCTAAGCTCTGAGTGAATGAACTCTTACTATGCCACTCCATGGGTCAAACTTCTCTTCCTGGATTGCATAAACGCTAGGATCCAATCAATCGCAAATAGTGGATTTTTCAGGATACCACTTTGAGATGTGTGAAGTGTTTGATTTGCACAGCAGCATGTCCTGGGTAGAGGGAGTTGACAGTTGTAGAGATTGTCAGTCTGGTTGTGTGCTCTGGATGACTTTGATGAGTTGAACGCTACGGACTGGCGGTTTCTAAATCAagcctccatctccctccatccatgACATGTTGCTATGCAGATCAAACACATTTCTGGAAAGTCACTATCTGCAATTGACTGAATCCTTGCCTGAGGCTTCCAATGGGCAGAGCCATGTTATGGACCAAAATCCTCTAATTGAAGCAGAAGTTTGTTGAAATAAAGCCTGATAACGGTGAAATGATATAATGTATATTAGAATTTCCTTTGGGTGGATATGATTGTTAAGGAGGATGTTAGATAGAAATGATCATTTTAAGGTTTTGGAAATACATGTGTcacaggaggctgttgaggggaggacggctcataacagatggaatggagtaaatggaatggtatcaaacacatggaaagtTTTATTAACATTCCattattccgttccagccattactatgagcctgtcctccccaattaaggtgccaccaacctcctgtggtgtgtgttaatatacagttgaagtcggaagttaccaacaccttagccaaatacgtttaaactcagtttttcacaattcctgacatttaatcctagtaaaaattccctgtcttaggtcagttaggatcaccactttattttaagaatgtgacatgtcagaataatagtagatagaatgatatatttcagcttttaattctttcatcacattcccagtgggtcagaagtttacatacactcaattagtatttggtagccttgcctttaaattgtttaacttgggtcaaaccttccaaaagcttcccacaataagttgggtgaattttggcccattcctcctaacagagctggtgtaactgagtcaggtttgtaggcctccttgctcgcacatgctttttcagttctgcccacacatttttctatgggattgaggtcagggctttgtgatggccactccaataccttgactttgttgtccttaagccattttgccacaactttggaagtatgcttggggtcattgtccaattggaagacccatttgcaaccaagctttaacttcctgactgatgtcttgagatgttgctttaatatatcaacataattgtccttcctcatgacgccatctattttgtgaagtgcaccagtccctcctgcagcaaagcatccccacaacatgatactgccacctccatgcttcacggttgggatggtgttcttcggcttgcaagcgtccccctttttcctccaaacataacgatggtcattatggccaaacacttctatttttgtttcatcagaccagaggaaatttctcaaaaagtacgatcttgcagtagaaaaccgtagtctggcttttttatggcggttttggagcagtggcttcttccttgctgagcggcctttcaggttatgtcgatataggactcgttttactgtggaaatagatacttttgtacgtgtttcctccaacatcttcacaaggtcctttgctgttgttctgggattgatttgcacttttcacaccaagtacgttcatctctaggagacagaatgtgtctccttcctgagcggtatgatggctgcgtggtcccatggtgtttatacttgcatactattgtttgtacagatgaacgtagtaccttcaggcatttggaaattgctaccaaggatgaagcagacttgtggaggtcttggctgatttcttttgcttttcccataatgtcaagcaaagaggcactgagtttgaaggtaggtcttgaaatacatccacaggtacacctccaattgactcaaattatgtcaattagcctatcagaagcttctaaagccatgacataatcttctggaattttccaagctgtttaaaggcacagtcaacttagtgtatgtaaacttccgacccactagaattgtgattcagtgaattataagtgaaataatctgtctgtaaacaattgttggaaaaatgacttgtgtcatgcacaaagtagatgtcgtaaccgatttgccaaaactatagtttgttaacaagacgtttgtggagtggttgaaaaacgagttttaatgactccaacctaagtgtatgtaaacctcagacttcaactgtagctctactgtatgagtgtgtgtatgcatattTAAAATGGGCAACTGTTAAGATCCCAAAATCATTTCACGCAGGATTGATTCCTCCGTTTCATCACAGCTGTACGTGTCCTTCCGCTCAACTCAAATGGATGAACAATTAGACCTTGTCATGAAACAAAGCCTCTCTTAGTGGACTGTCCGTTAGGGGGTGCATCCAAAagggcaccctattgcctataaaGTCCattactttggaccagagctctatggggtgcaCTTTTATAGGGAACAGTGTGCCATTTCAAGCCCAGCTGGAAGTAACCATACCGTAATAAAAGCTTTTTTCTTTCTTTACATGAATTATTCTAAGAGACCAATACTCTGTGGGAGATACGGCCTGTGTTATCCTCCACGCTGAATTAGATTGATTTGTGTCTACGTGAAGTCTCAAAGCAAAGCTATTGACACATGTCCTTTGTGTTTTGAGTTCATCGTCTGAGTTTTGGTATTGTCCTGCGTTCCCACACGTCCTTCTGCTAGTGAAATGTCAGCCTTGCTCTGTCTGTGAACTCATCAGGGTCCTGGACAGCATGAAGGCTGACCAATAGAAAGGTCACCTCCAGAGAATCAGATCACCACGGTAACCCATGGCTACCCCTCACCACCTCATCCTCCCGTTTTATTCTCCTGGGTCTCTTCTAAAATGAGATCTGATTTCGTCTCAATCTGTATAAAtgaattaaaattaaaataaaattgtCTCTATCCAAACTCCTCTGCCTTTCAGAGATAAACCTGAAATGCCAAGGgggattttagaatattttgtTGGTAGTTTTGTTTTTATGTGTCATTGAATAAACAGGAACACAGTGAAAAGGTCACTGTTTATGCAGGTGGTGTCATACTGAGTGTGTCTGTCTTTCCATTGTAGTGCAGCGGGGGCTGGAGAAGAGTTATGCACTtttaaagagatggagagagccaaACGCAAACAGCAACAGTTGGCGTCAGTGTTGCCTGGGACCTCAGTTCTCTGCCTCAATGCTGATGTTGTCACATTTATCTTAACAATTTTCatatctcgctctcgctctcacacTCTCCAATCCCTTCACACCTCTTTCTTTTTCATCCATACTGTTTATGATCACTCTTGTTCCTTCACAGACCGATCACCTTGGAAacaacaacactgtattcaaacgTTGAGGTCTTCAGGTAGTGAGAGCTCAAGACGGACATGTTATTTTGAGTGTTGTTTCTTCTGTCCCGTTAGGATGATTACTGAAGGAAATGGAGCTTTCATAATGAAAATCAATTAAAGAAATGAGCTATTTCAGCTCTCAAAGAGAATAATGGTGGACGTACTCTACTCAAGAGGCGGGAGCCACAATAAAGGACAAAGTCTTAAATGGTAAAGGTTTATATTTATTTCTCATCACAAATAAAAAGAACCATGCTTACTCATCACAGAAAAGAAAATCAGAAAGTCTGTATATATTTACTGACCTTGCTGTCGGAGTGTATTTTTCCCCCGAATAACAGCAGTTTATGAAGAAGATTGAAATGCTTTAAAAAAGTCCAAGCCTCCTTCCGTCCATCTGTCTGcccgcaaccccccccccccccccccctccataacAGCATTATAGTTTTGTTGTGTGTTCGGTCTGACTCTGCCTCtgggttagcctggtcccagatccgtGCTATCTTTCCAACACATATGGTCAATGTCACACTAGGAGTTGTCAAGACAGCACAACAGACCCGAGACCAGGCTAGCTCTGGGTGTCTCTGGAGGCTTGTGAACGCAGGACGGCTCATAGaaatgactggaatggaatcaatggaatgatTGTTTGATAtcgttccattcattccattccgaCCATTACAATAGGCCCGTCCTCCGATGTAAAATGACACCAGCCACCCCTGGTGTCTCTAGTCCCCAGCGGTCTTAATGACCTGGAACAGAGTGACGTTGTAGAGCACCTGGTGTCCATTGTTCCAGGTGTACAGCACCCTCTCCCTGGGGTTATAGTCCATCATGGAGATGTGGGAGTACTGGTTATGGAAGGGGATGTCTGTGTACTCGTAGCTAGAGGAGTTGGTGTAGTAGGCGAAGTAGATCTTAGCCCCGGCCAGGTGGGAGTTGGTGACGTACAGCGTGCTACAGATCATGAAAGACTCTCCGGCGCTGCGCTTGGGGAACCCTGTGTCCCACGTCTGCAGCACCTCCAGGCTCTGCGGCTCCAGGCGGCTGATGACGATGTTACCGGCGTTGGGGATGGTGGTGTAGACGGCCCACAGGCCGTTCTCGTCTGCCATCAGGTCGATGTCTGAGGAGCCTCCCCAGGAGTAGGGGAAGGTGTTGTTGTAGCCGGCCCCACTGAGACTGCGCTGCACCAGAACACTGCGGGACCTGAAGTGGTACTTGATGATGATGTTGCTCTGGTACTTGTTGTAGTACAGGGAGCCGTTGTAGACCACGTGGCCGGTCCCCGCCCAGGGGTGGGGCAGCAGGTGCTGAACGAAGTTCTGGCCTTTCATGAAGTCGTTTAGGGTTCGGTACTCCAGGACACGACGACCTTTAAAGTAGCCGTCCATGGACCAGacctagagagagtgagagtgagagtgagagtgagagagagagagagagagagagagagagagagagagagagagagagagagagagagagagagagagagcgagagcgagagcgagagagagagagaacatagtgATAACGTTGTGCTCCATTACATCAGAGGTGTCTGATCTTCAGGCATGGAGTGTCACTGTGGTCTTTCTTCCTGGATAACCTGCCTACGGCGGTGCCCTGAGCaaagtgtgtttgtgttcatACGAGCGAGCGTAGGTGTGTGCacttgagtgtgtttgtgtggtgtacGTGCAGTGTGTACAGTGCTATtgatctcctgtgtgtgtgtgtgtgcgtgcggacatgtttaactattcagaagtccccacaagaatagtaaacaaacaaaaatttgaccaaccGGGGACATTTTTTTAGTCTCCACAAGGTCAAattctatttctagggggttttagggttaaggttagaattagtgttagggttagaattacgttaagggttagggttaggagctagggttagttttagggttagggttaggagctagggttagttttagggttagggttaggagctagggttagttttagggttagggttaaggttaggttttgggttaaggttagggttaggaataaggttagggttagggaagggtaagaatacagttagggttaggggttagggaaaacatgattttgaatggaactgaattgtgtgtccccacaatgtTAGCAGTacacgactgtgtgtgtgtgtgtgtgtgtgtgtgtgtgtgtgtgtgtgtgtgtgtgtgtgtgtgtgtgtgtgtgtgtgtgtgtgtgtgtgtgtgtgtgtgtgtgtgtgtgtgtgtgtgtgtgtgtgtgttccactctGCTCTCTGCCCTTTTCCAGTCCACACTTACAGAAAATCAATCCTGTTAGCGtctctttccctcttttctctctctactgagaATGACTGGATCAAAACATTGACAGATCAGCCCCCTCCGTGACCCAATCTCCACTCATCCCCTGGCCTCTCCACTGTTAATTGATTCAATTAAACCACAGTCAGCTCACATATGTACTTTTTGCTCTTAATGTATCAGGCAAGGATTTAGGTCCTAACTACTTGTTTTCAGGCTGATCcccggagggagggaggacaggagccGGGGTGGTGCTGGAATAGCAGCTGAATTATGGAGGAGGGAAGATTATGGAGCATTAAGTATTATTTCCCGTTTTCACTGTTAAACGAGTCCCTAGAGCATGGAGGCGCTTTGCTTGAGCCCTAGTTGGGACAcgcacaggcagacaggcatgccTGAGAGAGGTTTTTTGTCATGTAGCATTTGAGAGGCAGTATGGAGCAAATTACATTTCACTCTCAGGAGCCAATGACATTTTGGCTCCCAAATGTGATCACAGTGATGGATATGGGCGTTAATGTGATACTCCTTGGATGGATATGGGCTATAGGATCAGTGACTGATATGAATTCTAATGTGATGTCAGTGAGCAACGTGATCATTAAACACAGTAGTCTGCATGGGGGAGACGATGACCTACAACACAACATTCCATCTATTTAGTCTGGGACATGATGACAGTGTTTAGATGAGAAAGGCCATCTTCATTTTTCCCCCACAGAACAAAACgtttgtcctctcctcccctcatctctctcttacCTAATTTCTTctatcctccattcctctccccctccacgcatcccctcccctctcttcctcctccctcctcttccaccttttcttcctctcctcttcccttctaccaccacctctcctctcctcttcccttctaccaccccctctcctcttcccttctacCGCTCCCTgtcatccctctcctcttcccctgtcctccctctcctctctccctgtcctcctctcctatcctctcctctccactctacaCCAGAGGGTCTTGTTAACGTGCGACCACATGTCATCTCCAATTAGGAAAACCCATTACTATATCATCTGTGTCCAGGCTCACAGCCTTGTCTCAGTCTCTGCTGCTCTGCTGCTCTGCTGCTCGGCTGGCAGTCACACTGCTGGTAATTACCCAGGTGATTGGAGAAACTTCTGCTTAAACAACTCGTTAATTTCTTCCCCCATGACAGAATGATTCATCAGCAGGCGCACTGTGGCTGTGACGGGAtgggacgggagggagggagggagggagggagggagggagggagggagggagggagggagggagggagagagagagagagagagagagaggaggaaggaggagggagggctgCCATCCATCAGTGACTCAGCTCTCAGTGACTCTCAGGAGTCTGACAGACTGTAGGCAAAATAGTCTGTCACCAAAGTAGCATTACAGCATACAACCCCCCTGTGAGGGTCCTGTGGAGCTGTAGTCTAAGCCATGTGATACACTCTGTTttgggggtcaggggtcagtgtgtgtggttTGGTTTTTACtatcctcacaaggatagtaaaacaaggacaattctgagtggggacattttgccggtccccacaaggaaaagggCTTTTTTAGGcttaaggattagggttagggttacaattagggttataattagggttagggttaggtttagttttggggtttgggttaggggttaaggtaagggttaaggttaggttaagggttggggttaggtttaggggttagagtaaataggattttgaatgggaatcaatgttttggtccccacaagggtaGTAAAACCAACGTGTGGGTTCGTGCATGCGTTCATGTGGAAAACTTACCCGGTTGTCTGAACTAGGGATCATGGTGTCAGTCATCCAGGAGCCGAATCTTGACCCTGACGCACGGATGGTGATGGGGTTACTGACGCCGGTCAATTTCCCACAGCctgcgatacacacacacacacacacacacacacacacacacacacacacacacacacacacacacacacacacacacacacacacacacacacacacacacacacacacacgcacacacacacacacagaatatcgTGAAATATTAAACAGCTAAAGGCAACATTTCAGCTGCAATCCCTTTTTCTGTTAAATCATCAGTTTATATATACAGGATTTTGTAAAATCATCAGTTTAGCTCCACATATTACATGAGAATGATCATTTATCTGGGCATCTCTAGGCCATTACTGGATCATTTATCTGGGCATCTCTAGGCCATTACTGGATCATTTATCTGGGCATCTCTAGGCCATTACTGGATCATTTATCTGGGCATCTCTAGGCCATTACTGGATCATTTATCTGGGTATCTCTAGGCCATTACTGGATCATTTATCTGGGCATCTCTAGGCCATTACTGGATCATTTATCTGGGCATCTCTAGGCCATTACTGGATCATTTATCTGGGCATCTCTAGGCCATTACTGGATCATTTATCTGGGCATCTCTAGGCCATTACTGGATCATTTATCTGGGCATCTCTAGGCCATTACTGGATCATTTATCTGGGCATCTCTAGGCCATTACTGGATCATTTATCCAGGCATCTCTAGGTCATTACTGGATCATTTATCCAGGCATCTCTAGGTCATTACTGGATCATTTATCCGGGCATCTCTAGGTCATTACTGGATCATTTATCCAGGCATCTCTAGGTCATTACTGGATCATTTATCCAGGCATCTCTAGGTCATTACTGGATCATTTATCCAGGCATCTCTAGGTCATTACTGGATCATTTATCTGGGCATCTCTAGGCCATTACTGGATCATTTATCCAGGCATCTCTAGGTCATTACTGGATCATTTATCCGGGCATCTCTAGGCCATTACTGGATCATTTATCTGGGCATCTCTAGGCCATTACTGGATCATTTATCCAGGCATCTCTAGGCCATTACTGGATCATTTATCCAGGCATCTCTAGGCCATTACTGGATCATTTATCTGGGCATCTCTAGGCCATTACTGGATCATTTATCTGGGCATCTCTAGGCCATTACTGGATCATTTATCCAGCTTAACACTGAACCTGAACATCACTAGAATGTTGACCATTAATAGCCTGCGTCtcagctactgtagctacatttcacattgctCTTAGTGATAGTACTCtggtggaaaggtggcatcctatgaactCTGGTTTTTACAAGTGTTTTCAGAGAGCACTGCTTGACTATTCATTGAGAAAAACAGTACGTCCTTTATTCTAAATCCAACAGCATCTCAGGTTGTGAAAAAATACGTTTAGTATGATCATATTCCAAATGATCTGTATTAGGTTTTTCTTACATTGCCTAGTCAATGGGAATAGCCCTCACAGTATTATGTACACGAAGACTACATCTAACCAGTCATAGTAGAGTAGTCCATGACAAGCCAGAAGACATTCAATGCTGTTAGGATGTCAGAATTTTTCTATCAGTATACTGTCATCCTGGATCTTCACCTTTATGGATATTTATGGGCCTCCACAgataccccccctcccctcccctccgctcTCCTCACCCAGTTTCTGCATGCAGGAGTGGAGCCTGGTCTCCAGCAGCAGGACCCTGTGTCTCAGCTCCTCGTAGTCGTAGGCTCCCATCTCCTCCTGGATGGCCATGAGCACCAGCGACAggttcctcacctcctccctcaccCGGCTGATTTGACGGGCATCCGTCTTGTACTGCTCCAACACCGGCAGCAGGGGGAGCAGCTGGGTCACCTTGTTCTTCAACTCCTGCGggttggatggagagagggagagaggggtgacaaAGAGGAAAATTAGATTAGAAAAACAGTaggaagaggagtgagagagaggagccaCACACATAGTAAACAGAAGGGCAGATGTGTGTGTGCTGGTACTGACTGCATTCCAATGTCAGAACTAGTTACCGTTCTCATGACGAATCCCCAAATGTGTTTTCATACACAGTGTTGATCCTGGACTCTATTGTTTCATTCTCCAATGCATTCTTCCTCATCCGGGGACCTAGGCCATCTATCCTAGCCTCAGCTCCACATCTATGACTGATCTGCTGTCAGGGAGGTGGTGGGGCTAATTTCTCATAGGCCAGTGGTGTATTGATGAAGGGGCAGCAGGAGAGGAAAGGTAGCCTGAGGTAGCCTGCTATGGTGCGTCAATGCAGTCCTGTGCTGTGAGGCTGGTAGGAACAGCAGGCACATCAATAAAACTAGTCCACCACAGGGGGGGCTGTTTTCTCCTTGTTAAGGTTTATCGTAAATCTGGTGATGGATCAGCTCTCAGCCCCACAGCGCCACATTATAAATCTCATTTTCCCCCGTTCGCCCCGCAAAAATCCCCTCTCGTTAATCTCCCGTGCCCTGCCATCGGCGACGTTGAGCTCCACACATTCGTCAGGCTGTCTCACAGAAAGTCAAATGCAGCTTTTACACTTATGCATTTATTTTCTGGACCCATTGGATTGTGAATGAGTATTTATTCACATTTGGAAAGCTATTGGAATTTGCATGACTTGGCATATGCTAGTGATATTAAGATGTGTTGATGAATGGGGGGGGGGTTCGTAAACATTGCAGTAACTTTAATAATAAAACGTGTTGAGAGAGAAACACCGTAAGGCCATTCCCCAGGCTCATCCCTGTTGCCGTGCAGAGTCCCAGCAGTAAATCAGCCTTTATGCATGAGGCATTTATCAAAGCATCTTTTAATCAAACCATTTTATGGTTCATCTAATATCCGCAGAGTGTAAGAAACTTGTGAAAAGGCCTGCTGACAGCAAGACAGAAACGCAGTCTGATAATGGAGCCTGAGATTCCGCTTGTAGGAAGATAAGGATTAGATAAATGTGAATATATATGGCTGTTAACtgagaacaggcagagagagagagagagagagagagagagagagagacacttgcGATTGGTTGTGGGGTTTTAATAATGCAGGTGCATTTGATGGTGCTCAAATTGCCTCCTGTACATGACTCAATTACACTGAAATAGCAGATGAAGATAAGCTATGTGAGTGTTAGTGTGTCTTTATGTGTTGTGATGTAGAGGAGGCTGTAGTAAGTATACGTTATAAAGCCTGTGCTAGAGTCCAGGATGTTCCTATAGAAAGTTCTTATCAGAAAGTTCAC encodes the following:
- the LOC139565432 gene encoding noelin-2-like isoform X1, giving the protein MSVPLLKIGAVLSTMAMVTNWMSQTLPSLVGLNGTTVSRGGTSERIVSALYPSPEEGWQIYSSAQDADGKCICTVVAPAQNMCNRDPRSRQLRQLMEKVQNITQSMELLDLRTNRDLQYVRNTESLMKAVDVKLKTASDNPRSLNPKSLQELKNKVTQLLPLLPVLEQYKTDARQISRVREEVRNLSLVLMAIQEEMGAYDYEELRHRVLLLETRLHSCMQKLGCGKLTGVSNPITIRASGSRFGSWMTDTMIPSSDNRVWSMDGYFKGRRVLEYRTLNDFMKGQNFVQHLLPHPWAGTGHVVYNGSLYYNKYQSNIIIKYHFRSRSVLVQRSLSGAGYNNTFPYSWGGSSDIDLMADENGLWAVYTTIPNAGNIVISRLEPQSLEVLQTWDTGFPKRSAGESFMICSTLYVTNSHLAGAKIYFAYYTNSSSYEYTDIPFHNQYSHISMMDYNPRERVLYTWNNGHQVLYNVTLFQVIKTAGD
- the LOC139565432 gene encoding noelin-2-like isoform X3, translated to MELLDLRTNRDLQYVRNTESLMKAVDVKLKTASDNPRSLNPKSLQELKNKVTQLLPLLPVLEQYKTDARQISRVREEVRNLSLVLMAIQEEMGAYDYEELRHRVLLLETRLHSCMQKLGCGKLTGVSNPITIRASGSRFGSWMTDTMIPSSDNRVWSMDGYFKGRRVLEYRTLNDFMKGQNFVQHLLPHPWAGTGHVVYNGSLYYNKYQSNIIIKYHFRSRSVLVQRSLSGAGYNNTFPYSWGGSSDIDLMADENGLWAVYTTIPNAGNIVISRLEPQSLEVLQTWDTGFPKRSAGESFMICSTLYVTNSHLAGAKIYFAYYTNSSSYEYTDIPFHNQYSHISMMDYNPRERVLYTWNNGHQVLYNVTLFQVIKTAGD
- the LOC139565432 gene encoding noelin-2-like isoform X2, encoding MHLFSAMFLLVMLAAMPCEALYPSPEEGWQIYSSAQDADGKCICTVVAPAQNMCNRDPRSRQLRQLMEKVQNITQSMELLDLRTNRDLQYVRNTESLMKAVDVKLKTASDNPRSLNPKSLQELKNKVTQLLPLLPVLEQYKTDARQISRVREEVRNLSLVLMAIQEEMGAYDYEELRHRVLLLETRLHSCMQKLGCGKLTGVSNPITIRASGSRFGSWMTDTMIPSSDNRVWSMDGYFKGRRVLEYRTLNDFMKGQNFVQHLLPHPWAGTGHVVYNGSLYYNKYQSNIIIKYHFRSRSVLVQRSLSGAGYNNTFPYSWGGSSDIDLMADENGLWAVYTTIPNAGNIVISRLEPQSLEVLQTWDTGFPKRSAGESFMICSTLYVTNSHLAGAKIYFAYYTNSSSYEYTDIPFHNQYSHISMMDYNPRERVLYTWNNGHQVLYNVTLFQVIKTAGD